A genomic region of Christiangramia sp. OXR-203 contains the following coding sequences:
- a CDS encoding copper-translocating P-type ATPase, with protein MENHEHHNHDEMDHSKMDHSKMKHKKEDHSKMNHKGGDHSGHNPGHGQMGHDHHKMMIADFRKRFWVTLVLTIPILFFSPMIQEFFGYEFLLPGNPYILFALSTVVYFYGGWPFLKGFWSEVKKGAPGMMTLISMAISVAYFYSTATVFGLRGEDFFWELSTLIAIMLLGHWIEMKSVLGASKALQLLVSMMPAEAHRVKGDTIEDIPLEDLLKDDVILVKPGEKVPADGIIVDGSSYLNESMLTGESKPVKKDENDKVIGGSVNGNSTLKVKVEHTGKDSYLNKVIKMVEEAQKTKSKMQNLSDRAAKWLTYIALAIGFGTLAVWLILGFPFVYALERMVTVMVIACPHALGLAIPLVVAISTAVSAQNGLLIRNRTAFEESRKISALLFDKTGTLTKGDFGVTRIESVNETYSTEEILRLSSALEQSSEHPIAVGIIKKVKEDNITIPSPENFNAITGKGVEANVEGKQVKVVSPGYLRDEKITIPEDAYSDAAETVVFVLIDGKLAGYIALADEIRPESAEAIKIFKTNNIKVLMATGDNEKTAKAVSEKLGLDGYYAEVLPHQKVEIVEELQNKGDFVAMTGDGVNDAPALAKADVGIAVGSGTDVAAETADIILVNSNPQDIANLILFGKATYNKMIQNLIWATGYNVVAIPLAAGVLYSSGFVLGPAVGAVFMSLSTIIVAINAQLLKRKIGKK; from the coding sequence ATGGAAAATCACGAACACCACAATCACGATGAAATGGACCATTCTAAAATGGACCATTCGAAGATGAAACACAAAAAAGAAGACCATTCTAAAATGAACCACAAAGGTGGGGACCATTCGGGTCACAATCCGGGTCACGGTCAAATGGGTCACGACCATCATAAAATGATGATTGCAGACTTTAGAAAACGGTTTTGGGTAACACTCGTGCTTACCATCCCTATATTGTTCTTCTCACCAATGATTCAGGAATTTTTTGGTTATGAATTTTTACTTCCAGGAAATCCATACATCCTTTTTGCACTTTCCACTGTTGTATATTTTTATGGTGGTTGGCCATTTTTAAAAGGGTTTTGGTCTGAAGTCAAAAAAGGTGCACCAGGAATGATGACCTTGATTTCTATGGCAATTTCCGTAGCTTATTTTTATAGTACAGCTACTGTATTTGGCTTAAGAGGTGAAGACTTTTTCTGGGAACTATCAACACTTATAGCCATAATGTTGCTTGGTCATTGGATAGAAATGAAAAGTGTGTTAGGTGCATCAAAAGCCTTGCAGTTACTGGTAAGTATGATGCCTGCGGAAGCGCACAGGGTAAAAGGTGACACCATAGAAGACATTCCTTTGGAAGATTTACTAAAAGATGATGTGATTTTGGTAAAACCAGGTGAAAAAGTTCCCGCTGATGGGATTATAGTAGACGGTTCAAGTTACCTAAATGAATCTATGCTTACAGGCGAATCCAAACCTGTAAAAAAAGATGAAAACGATAAGGTTATTGGTGGTTCTGTAAATGGCAATAGCACCTTAAAAGTAAAAGTTGAACATACTGGAAAAGACAGCTATCTAAACAAGGTCATTAAGATGGTCGAGGAAGCGCAAAAAACCAAATCGAAGATGCAAAACCTATCAGATAGGGCTGCAAAATGGCTAACCTATATCGCTTTGGCTATTGGTTTTGGAACATTAGCAGTATGGCTGATTTTAGGCTTTCCATTTGTCTATGCTTTAGAAAGAATGGTTACTGTTATGGTAATTGCTTGTCCACACGCATTAGGGCTTGCCATTCCGCTTGTGGTTGCTATTTCTACCGCTGTATCTGCTCAAAATGGATTGCTTATCCGAAATAGAACAGCTTTTGAAGAGTCCAGAAAAATTTCAGCTTTGCTTTTTGATAAAACAGGAACACTAACCAAGGGTGATTTTGGTGTCACTCGAATTGAGTCTGTTAACGAGACTTATTCAACAGAGGAAATTTTAAGACTTTCAAGTGCATTGGAACAAAGCTCAGAACACCCTATTGCAGTTGGTATTATCAAAAAAGTAAAAGAAGATAATATTACTATCCCTAGCCCAGAAAACTTCAATGCTATTACTGGTAAAGGTGTAGAGGCAAATGTGGAAGGCAAACAAGTTAAGGTAGTAAGTCCAGGCTATCTAAGAGATGAGAAAATTACTATTCCTGAAGATGCTTACAGCGATGCAGCGGAAACTGTAGTGTTTGTTTTAATTGATGGAAAATTGGCCGGTTACATCGCCCTTGCTGATGAAATAAGACCAGAATCTGCCGAGGCAATCAAAATATTTAAAACGAATAACATTAAAGTTCTAATGGCAACTGGTGATAATGAAAAAACCGCTAAAGCTGTGAGTGAAAAACTTGGATTGGATGGTTACTACGCCGAGGTATTGCCACATCAAAAAGTTGAAATTGTAGAAGAGTTACAGAACAAAGGTGATTTTGTAGCTATGACGGGTGATGGTGTAAATGATGCGCCCGCGCTCGCAAAAGCCGATGTAGGAATTGCAGTAGGCTCAGGTACAGATGTAGCAGCTGAAACTGCCGATATTATTCTGGTCAACAGTAATCCACAAGATATTGCCAACCTAATTTTATTTGGAAAAGCGACCTACAATAAAATGATTCAGAATTTGATTTGGGCTACGGGATACAATGTCGTGGCTATTCCTCTAGCAGCTGGTGTATTATATTCTTCAGGCTTTGTTTTAGGTCCTGCGGTTGGTGCGGTATTTATGAGTTTGAGTACAATTATAGTGGCTATTAATGCGCAGTTATTGAAGCGAAAAATCGGTAAAAAATAA
- a CDS encoding ribose-phosphate pyrophosphokinase translates to MKTILFSLPGNEELTELMATKMDAEVGKATLRKFPDGESYTRILSDVKDKCVVLVCTLHEPDEKLLPLYFLSHTAKSLGAMCTCLVAPYLAYMRQDKVFNEGEGVTSGFFGKLISGFADSITTVDPHLHRISSLGEVYQIPNKVIHAADAISEWIKENIENPVLIGPDSESEQWVSEVAKNAGAPFTVLQKVRHGDRDVEVSVPDVDIYKDATPILVDDIISTARTMIETVQHLKKAGMKPPICVGIHAVFSGNAYQDLLDSGVEKIVTCNTIPHSSNGIDLSDIMAKEVKKLMHHI, encoded by the coding sequence ATGAAAACAATATTATTCAGTCTTCCCGGAAATGAAGAACTCACAGAACTAATGGCTACAAAAATGGATGCTGAAGTGGGCAAAGCCACTTTGCGTAAATTCCCTGATGGGGAATCCTATACACGTATCTTATCTGATGTTAAAGACAAATGTGTTGTACTGGTATGCACCTTGCACGAACCAGACGAAAAACTATTGCCCCTTTATTTTTTAAGTCATACTGCCAAATCATTAGGGGCAATGTGCACCTGTTTGGTAGCGCCCTATTTGGCATATATGAGGCAGGACAAAGTATTTAATGAAGGCGAAGGGGTAACTTCTGGTTTCTTTGGAAAATTGATTTCAGGTTTTGCCGATAGCATTACCACGGTTGACCCTCACTTGCACAGAATTAGTTCGTTGGGAGAAGTGTATCAAATTCCAAATAAAGTGATTCACGCTGCCGATGCCATTTCAGAATGGATAAAAGAAAACATCGAAAACCCAGTACTTATCGGTCCCGATTCTGAAAGTGAACAATGGGTTTCAGAAGTCGCCAAAAATGCAGGAGCACCATTTACAGTATTACAAAAGGTGCGTCACGGTGACCGTGATGTAGAAGTCTCTGTTCCCGATGTGGATATCTATAAAGATGCTACACCCATTTTGGTAGATGATATTATTTCCACAGCCCGAACAATGATTGAAACCGTACAACATCTTAAAAAGGCAGGAATGAAACCACCTATTTGCGTCGGTATTCACGCCGTTTTTTCAGGAAATGCCTATCAAGATTTATTGGATTCCGGAGTGGAAAAAATAGTGACGTGCAATACCATCCCACATTCTTCAAATGGAATAGATTTGAGTGATATTATGGCGAAAGAGGTAAAAAAATTAATGCATCACATATGA